In the genome of Telluria beijingensis, one region contains:
- the galE gene encoding UDP-glucose 4-epimerase GalE, producing MKILVTGGVGYIGSHTVVELQAAGHDVVVVDNLSNAQQSVCERVQRISGKPFAFVQADIRDRAAMEAAFAEHKPEAVIHFAGLKAVGESVAQPLRYYDNNVTGSVVLFETMAKFGCKSLVFSSSATVYGDPASVPIREDFPLSATNPYGRSKLMIEDILRDLAKAEPDWRIALLRYFNPVGAHQSGLIGEEPSGIPNNLVPYIAQVANGQRDKLSVFGGDYDTPDGTGLRDYIHVVDLAIGHVKTLDRLNKGPGIVTYNLGTGRGNSVLEMVRAFEAASGRSVAYQIVDRRPGDVAKCYADPSLAREELGWTAERDVAQMCADVWRYQTTAK from the coding sequence ATGAAGATCCTGGTTACTGGCGGTGTGGGCTATATCGGTTCGCATACCGTCGTCGAACTGCAGGCCGCCGGCCACGACGTGGTGGTGGTCGACAACCTGTCGAACGCCCAGCAGTCGGTGTGCGAGCGCGTGCAGCGCATCAGCGGCAAGCCGTTCGCTTTCGTGCAGGCCGACATCCGCGACCGCGCGGCCATGGAAGCGGCGTTTGCCGAACACAAGCCCGAGGCGGTGATCCACTTCGCCGGCCTGAAGGCGGTGGGCGAATCGGTGGCCCAGCCGCTGCGCTACTACGACAACAACGTCACCGGCAGCGTGGTGCTGTTCGAGACGATGGCCAAGTTCGGTTGCAAGTCGCTGGTGTTCTCGTCCTCGGCCACCGTGTATGGCGATCCGGCCTCGGTGCCGATCCGCGAGGATTTCCCGCTGTCGGCCACCAATCCCTATGGCCGCAGCAAGCTGATGATCGAGGACATCCTGCGCGACCTGGCCAAGGCCGAGCCCGACTGGCGCATCGCGCTGCTACGCTATTTCAATCCGGTCGGCGCCCACCAAAGCGGCCTGATCGGCGAAGAGCCGAGCGGCATCCCCAACAACCTCGTACCGTACATCGCCCAGGTCGCCAACGGCCAGCGCGACAAGCTGTCGGTGTTCGGCGGCGACTACGACACCCCGGACGGCACCGGCTTGCGCGACTATATCCACGTGGTGGATCTCGCCATCGGCCACGTCAAGACCCTGGACCGCCTGAACAAGGGGCCGGGCATCGTCACCTACAACCTCGGCACTGGCCGGGGCAATAGTGTATTGGAAATGGTACGCGCCTTCGAGGCGGCCAGCGGGCGTTCCGTCGCCTACCAGATCGTCGACCGCCGCCCCGGCGACGTGGCCAAGTGCTACGCCGACCCGTCGCTGGCGCGCGAGGAACTGGGCTGGACTGCCGAACGTGATGTCGCTCAAATGTGCGCCGACGTATGGCGCTACCAAACCACAGCCAAATAA
- a CDS encoding WecB/TagA/CpsF family glycosyltransferase, protein MEETLEIVEGFVRSGRPHQHVVVNVDKLVKASRDEGLRRIINDCDLVNVDGMPVVWAARLLGKPLKERVAGIDLFEALMRRAAERGWRVFLLGARAEVVRAVAATYAGRYPGLVLAGVRDGYWQGADEEAELVRQIRASRADLLFVAISSPTKEQFLGKYQAEMRVPFAMGVGGSFDVAVGRVKRAPAWMQRSGLEWFYRFLQEPRRMFRRYFIDDMVFVWLLVKEAARGR, encoded by the coding sequence ATGGAAGAGACCCTGGAGATCGTCGAGGGTTTCGTGCGCTCCGGGCGCCCGCACCAGCACGTGGTGGTCAACGTCGACAAGCTGGTCAAGGCCAGCCGCGACGAAGGGCTGCGCCGCATCATCAATGATTGCGACCTCGTCAATGTGGACGGCATGCCCGTGGTGTGGGCGGCGCGCCTGCTGGGCAAGCCGCTCAAGGAACGGGTCGCCGGGATCGACCTGTTCGAGGCTCTGATGCGGCGCGCGGCCGAGCGCGGCTGGCGCGTGTTCCTGCTGGGGGCGCGGGCCGAGGTCGTGCGGGCGGTGGCCGCGACCTATGCCGGCCGCTATCCGGGCCTGGTGCTGGCCGGCGTGCGCGACGGCTATTGGCAGGGCGCGGACGAAGAGGCGGAACTGGTGCGCCAGATCCGCGCCAGCCGCGCCGACCTGCTGTTCGTGGCGATCTCCTCGCCCACGAAGGAACAGTTTCTCGGCAAGTACCAGGCCGAGATGCGGGTGCCGTTCGCGATGGGGGTGGGCGGCAGCTTCGACGTGGCGGTCGGCAGGGTGAAGCGGGCGCCGGCCTGGATGCAGCGATCCGGACTGGAGTGGTTCTACCGCTTCCTGCAGGAGCCGCGCCGGATGTTCCGCCGTTACTTCATCGACGACATGGTCTTTGTCTGGCTGCTGGTCAAGGAAGCAGCCAGGGGCAGGTAG
- a CDS encoding heparinase II/III family protein — MNATVRMTWLVNRLRCMSVPEMAYRLRQAAAIQLGRRATGRAAPPPLPRALTLDVRGAPALEPPEVEALLLDAERIEAGHVVLFAERRFDVGVPTAWNRDPETGVVAPPLYRGDIAVEDRELVGDIKHVWELNRHLHLVTLAQAWALTRDARWLQALENNLRSWFEACPPLTGPNWTSPMELGIRLINWSLIWQLVGGERSALFEGDAGRRLQADWLGSIHAHCRTIASHLSRHSSANNHLIGELAGLYAGAVTWPCWKESKEWEALAQRELEQEAQAQFSRDGVNREQAFGYHMFSCEFLFLAGLLGQAGGRSFSRSYWAVLQRALRFLRSVRDVDGGLPMVGDADDGCVFRLHAGARRPGAGRAAQLLALGDTVFGGQPDHHPGVRWLLHALPGPRPDCDPHEVDSGWSFPDGGYLLFGNQFGEANEIKGLLDCGPLGYLGIAAHGHADALALTLSVAGEPCLVDPGTYSYWQDQKWRDYFRGTSSHNTVRIDGLDQSVPGGRFMWVRKARASIERMPASHHDFDFRGSHDGYARLPDPVLHLRSVRFDGAANTLVVRDEVAGKKAHKVEAFWHFAPGLDVRLTSHGLAVRGKRFVLQMQASGEDLHLELVRGAENPPLGWYSAAYETKEPCEVLRITTISSAVPIECRFTITFVDDQ; from the coding sequence ATGAACGCAACAGTACGCATGACGTGGCTCGTCAACCGCCTGCGCTGCATGTCGGTCCCCGAGATGGCTTACCGGCTGCGCCAGGCCGCGGCGATCCAGCTGGGCCGCCGCGCGACCGGGCGGGCCGCGCCGCCGCCGCTGCCGCGCGCGCTGACGCTCGATGTGCGCGGCGCGCCCGCGCTCGAGCCGCCTGAAGTCGAGGCGCTGCTGCTCGACGCCGAGCGCATCGAGGCCGGCCACGTGGTGCTGTTCGCCGAACGCCGCTTCGACGTCGGCGTGCCCACCGCCTGGAACCGCGATCCCGAGACCGGCGTCGTGGCGCCGCCGCTGTACCGCGGCGACATCGCGGTCGAAGACCGCGAACTGGTGGGCGACATCAAGCACGTCTGGGAACTCAACCGCCACCTGCACCTGGTGACCCTGGCCCAGGCCTGGGCCTTGACCCGCGATGCGCGCTGGCTGCAGGCATTGGAGAACAACCTGCGCAGCTGGTTCGAGGCCTGCCCGCCGCTCACCGGCCCCAACTGGACCAGCCCGATGGAGCTGGGCATCCGCCTCATCAACTGGAGCCTCATCTGGCAACTGGTCGGCGGCGAGCGCAGCGCGCTGTTCGAAGGCGACGCCGGGCGCCGCCTGCAGGCCGACTGGCTCGGCAGCATCCACGCCCATTGCCGCACCATCGCAAGTCACCTGTCGCGCCACTCGTCGGCCAACAACCACCTGATCGGCGAGCTGGCCGGCCTGTATGCCGGCGCCGTCACCTGGCCGTGCTGGAAGGAGTCGAAGGAGTGGGAAGCGCTGGCGCAGCGCGAGCTGGAGCAGGAAGCGCAGGCGCAATTCTCGCGCGACGGCGTCAACCGCGAGCAGGCTTTTGGTTACCACATGTTTTCGTGTGAATTCCTGTTCCTGGCCGGCCTGCTGGGCCAGGCCGGCGGCAGGTCGTTCTCGCGCAGCTACTGGGCCGTGCTGCAGCGCGCGCTGCGCTTCCTGCGTTCGGTGCGCGACGTCGACGGCGGCCTGCCGATGGTGGGCGACGCCGACGACGGCTGCGTGTTCCGCCTGCACGCCGGCGCCCGGCGGCCCGGCGCCGGGCGCGCCGCGCAATTGCTGGCGCTGGGCGATACCGTGTTCGGCGGCCAGCCCGACCACCATCCCGGCGTGCGCTGGCTGCTGCACGCGCTGCCCGGCCCGCGGCCCGACTGCGATCCGCACGAGGTCGATAGCGGCTGGTCCTTCCCCGATGGCGGTTACCTGCTGTTCGGCAACCAATTCGGCGAAGCGAACGAGATCAAGGGCCTGCTCGACTGCGGACCGTTGGGCTATCTCGGCATCGCCGCCCACGGCCACGCCGATGCGCTCGCGCTCACCCTGTCGGTGGCGGGCGAGCCCTGCCTGGTCGACCCCGGCACCTATTCGTACTGGCAAGACCAGAAATGGCGCGATTATTTCCGCGGCACGTCGAGCCACAATACCGTGCGCATCGATGGCCTCGACCAGTCGGTGCCGGGCGGACGCTTCATGTGGGTGCGCAAGGCGCGCGCCAGCATCGAGCGCATGCCGGCCTCGCACCACGATTTCGATTTCCGCGGCTCGCACGACGGCTATGCGCGCCTGCCGGACCCGGTGCTGCACCTGCGCAGCGTGCGCTTCGACGGCGCCGCCAACACCCTGGTCGTGCGCGACGAGGTGGCGGGCAAGAAGGCGCACAAGGTCGAGGCCTTCTGGCATTTCGCGCCCGGCCTCGACGTGCGCCTGACCAGCCACGGCCTGGCGGTGCGCGGCAAGCGCTTCGTGCTGCAGATGCAGGCCAGCGGCGAAGACCTGCACCTGGAACTGGTGCGCGGCGCCGAGAATCCGCCGCTGGGCTGGTATTCGGCGGCCTACGAGACGAAGGAGCCGTGCGAGGTGCTGCGCATCACGACGATATCGTCCGCCGTTCCCATCGAGTGCAGGTTTACAATCACCTTCGTCGATGACCAATAG
- a CDS encoding glycosyltransferase family 4 protein produces the protein MVEVLREDGLFEREGIAYVATHVDGARLDKLGAALGGLARAGLACLARRPAIVHVHCASNASFLRKSLVLLMARLGGARTVCHLHGGGFRRYALVEAGPLLRRWIRHTLEASSRVIALSPGWAAMVRDCAPRARVEVLPNPVRLAAAGAQGERGRILFLGRIEPAKGVDELLQACARHPALRLVLGGAGDLDWARRRAAELGIAGRVELPGWLDARARDAELARAWLFCLPSHVEGLPMAMLEAMAAGVPVVATRVGGIPEALADGLLGLLVPPRDAEALADAIGRLLADETLHARLACAARAAIERHYSAGVVCARLATLYAHLANEKAKL, from the coding sequence GTGGTCGAGGTGCTGCGCGAAGACGGCCTGTTCGAACGCGAAGGCATCGCCTACGTGGCGACCCACGTCGACGGCGCGCGCCTGGACAAGCTCGGCGCCGCGCTGGGCGGCCTGGCGCGGGCGGGGCTGGCCTGCCTGGCGCGGCGGCCGGCCATCGTCCACGTCCATTGCGCATCGAACGCCAGCTTCCTGCGCAAGTCGCTGGTGCTGCTGATGGCGCGCCTGGGCGGCGCGCGCACCGTGTGCCACCTGCACGGCGGCGGCTTTCGCCGCTATGCCCTGGTCGAGGCCGGACCGCTGCTGCGGCGCTGGATCCGGCACACGCTCGAAGCGAGTTCGCGCGTGATCGCCCTGTCGCCCGGCTGGGCCGCGATGGTGCGCGACTGCGCGCCGCGCGCGCGGGTCGAGGTGCTGCCCAATCCAGTACGCCTGGCAGCGGCGGGCGCCCAGGGGGAAAGGGGACGCATCCTGTTCCTCGGCCGCATCGAGCCGGCCAAGGGCGTGGACGAATTGCTGCAGGCCTGCGCCCGCCATCCGGCCCTGCGCCTGGTGCTGGGCGGCGCCGGCGATCTGGACTGGGCGCGCCGGCGCGCCGCCGAACTCGGCATTGCCGGCCGGGTCGAGCTGCCGGGCTGGCTCGATGCCCGCGCGCGCGATGCCGAGCTGGCGCGCGCCTGGCTGTTCTGCCTGCCGTCCCATGTCGAAGGCTTGCCGATGGCGATGCTCGAGGCGATGGCGGCCGGGGTGCCGGTGGTGGCGACGCGGGTCGGCGGCATACCCGAGGCGCTGGCCGACGGCCTCCTGGGCCTGCTGGTGCCGCCGCGCGACGCCGAGGCCCTGGCGGATGCCATCGGACGCCTGCTGGCCGACGAAACGCTGCATGCGCGGCTGGCGTGCGCGGCGCGCGCGGCGATTGAACGACACTACTCAGCCGGCGTCGTCTGCGCCCGGCTGGCCACGCTGTACGCGCACCTGGCGAACGAGAAAGCAAAATTGTGA
- a CDS encoding phenylacetate--CoA ligase family protein: MQSLGAVIREEAFIQRQLGWIGWRPGQRRAWIRGDLLSGERHWRHDRAGKMLVMSSYHLSDATIGAYVAALESHDPVVIQAYPSSIGAIANWLIAAGRPYAGRALRGVMTSSETLEPAVRAAIERAFGVAVFDWYGQAERVAAIGTCEHGRYHVLTDYGGVELLALPDGSSELVGTSLNNPAMALARYRTGDTVFVGEQAPCPCGRVFPTVEAVIGRQERLLTLPNGRRVGRLDRVFQGLDGRLLEGQVRYHGQGRFTLRVVVTAAFDGSNEAALRERFLQRVPGVQVAVERVASIPRGANGKFTFIAVDE, translated from the coding sequence GTGCAGTCGCTGGGCGCCGTGATCCGCGAAGAGGCGTTCATCCAGCGCCAGCTGGGATGGATCGGCTGGCGTCCCGGCCAACGCCGCGCCTGGATCCGCGGCGACCTGCTCAGTGGCGAGCGCCACTGGCGCCACGACCGGGCCGGCAAGATGCTCGTCATGTCGTCCTACCACCTGTCGGATGCGACCATCGGCGCCTATGTCGCGGCCCTGGAAAGCCACGATCCGGTGGTGATCCAGGCCTATCCATCCTCGATCGGCGCCATCGCCAACTGGTTGATCGCGGCCGGCCGCCCCTATGCGGGCCGGGCCCTGCGCGGCGTGATGACCTCGTCCGAGACCCTGGAGCCCGCCGTGCGCGCGGCCATCGAACGCGCCTTCGGCGTCGCCGTGTTCGACTGGTATGGCCAGGCCGAGCGGGTCGCCGCCATCGGCACCTGCGAGCACGGCCGCTACCACGTGCTGACCGACTACGGCGGCGTCGAACTGCTGGCGCTGCCCGACGGCAGCAGCGAACTCGTCGGCACCAGCCTGAACAACCCCGCGATGGCGCTGGCGCGCTACCGCACCGGCGATACCGTGTTCGTCGGCGAGCAGGCGCCATGTCCCTGCGGTCGGGTATTCCCGACCGTGGAGGCCGTGATCGGACGCCAGGAACGCCTCCTGACCCTGCCCAACGGCCGCAGGGTGGGGCGCCTGGATCGCGTATTCCAGGGCTTGGACGGGCGCCTTCTCGAGGGTCAGGTGCGCTACCACGGCCAGGGCCGCTTCACCTTGCGGGTGGTCGTCACCGCCGCCTTCGACGGCAGCAACGAAGCCGCCCTGCGCGAACGCTTCCTGCAGCGGGTGCCCGGCGTGCAGGTCGCGGTGGAGCGGGTCGCATCGATCCCACGCGGCGCCAACGGCAAATTCACCTTCATCGCCGTGGATGAGTGA
- a CDS encoding glycosyltransferase, with translation MAHPAYRARPPAAGPRRPEVPVRRRAAAPRHRQRAGGAGRRLPGRLERGGMHAVGRADSPWASLLAPCWDLLGLLRARRRARLDAIQVRDKIASGLVGRAAAAILGVPFIYWMSFPIVEGYASRRDAIARRGRGPRWLAHAARAAASRWLLYRLVLPGADHVFVQSEAMADWLSGKGFRRERMTAVPMGVDLAAFDRDRIAPSTDPRLDGRRVLLYLGRVAQSRASSFLLDLAERLANEVPEVLLVIAGDAPSRDEMAWMRSEIARRGLAAQVLLTGWLPQREALGYAVRAEVGLSPIPRGALFDVSSPTKLVEYLALGIPSVANDIPDQARVLAGSSAGLCAPMELDAFADAVRRLLDEPTLAAACAAHGPAWVREHRSYAVLGRGVAMAYARILAGEGD, from the coding sequence ATTGCGCATCCTGCATATCGTGCGCGACCCCCTGCCGCCGGTCCGCGCCGACCTGAGGTCCCTGTTCGGCGCCGAGCTGCCGCGCCACGGCATCGGCAGCGCGCTGGTGGGGCAGGGCGGCGACTCCCCGGTCGACTGGAGCGGGGCGGCATGCACGCGGTCGGCCGCGCCGACAGCCCGTGGGCCAGCCTGCTGGCGCCGTGCTGGGACTTGCTGGGGCTGCTGCGCGCGCGGCGTCGCGCCAGGCTGGACGCGATCCAGGTGCGCGACAAGATCGCATCCGGCCTGGTCGGCCGCGCCGCCGCCGCCATCCTCGGCGTACCGTTCATCTACTGGATGTCGTTCCCGATCGTCGAAGGCTACGCGTCGCGCCGCGACGCGATCGCGCGCCGCGGCAGGGGGCCGCGCTGGCTGGCGCATGCCGCGCGCGCCGCCGCCTCGCGCTGGCTGCTGTACCGCCTGGTGCTGCCGGGCGCCGATCACGTGTTCGTGCAGAGCGAAGCGATGGCCGACTGGCTGTCCGGCAAGGGTTTCAGGCGCGAGCGCATGACGGCGGTGCCGATGGGCGTCGACCTCGCCGCCTTCGACCGCGACCGCATCGCGCCCAGCACCGACCCGCGCCTCGACGGACGCCGGGTGCTGCTCTACCTGGGCCGGGTCGCGCAGTCGCGCGCGTCGAGCTTCCTGCTCGACCTGGCCGAACGCCTGGCAAACGAGGTGCCCGAGGTCTTGCTGGTGATCGCCGGCGACGCCCCGTCGCGGGACGAGATGGCCTGGATGCGCTCCGAGATCGCGCGCCGCGGCCTTGCGGCCCAGGTCCTGCTCACCGGCTGGCTGCCGCAGCGCGAAGCGCTGGGCTACGCGGTGCGGGCCGAGGTCGGCCTGTCGCCGATCCCGCGCGGCGCGCTGTTCGACGTCTCGTCGCCGACCAAGCTGGTCGAATACCTGGCGCTCGGCATCCCGAGCGTGGCCAACGACATCCCGGACCAGGCCCGGGTGCTGGCCGGGAGCAGCGCCGGGCTGTGCGCGCCGATGGAGCTCGATGCCTTCGCCGACGCCGTGCGCCGGCTGCTGGACGAGCCGACGCTGGCCGCCGCCTGCGCCGCGCACGGCCCGGCCTGGGTGCGGGAGCACCGCAGCTATGCGGTGCTGGGCCGCGGTGTGGCCATGGCCTATGCCCGCATCCTGGCCGGCGAGGGCGATTGA
- a CDS encoding MgtC/SapB family protein, giving the protein MEGTQVWWRESWLTIQREFSDLGNAEDVTVIVVRLLVAALVGGMLGYERETVGASAGLRTHMLVSVGSALFVLIPLQAGMEVSDLSRVLQGVTAGIGFLGAGAILKQKEQNDIKGLTTAASVWMTAAIGVAAGMGREATAILSALFGLVILSILRTPAKKVGEYGPADRDTDR; this is encoded by the coding sequence ATGGAGGGAACGCAAGTGTGGTGGAGAGAAAGCTGGTTGACGATCCAGCGTGAATTTTCCGACCTCGGCAATGCCGAGGACGTGACCGTGATCGTGGTGCGCCTGCTGGTGGCGGCGCTGGTGGGCGGGATGCTGGGCTACGAGCGCGAGACGGTGGGCGCGTCGGCAGGCCTGCGCACCCATATGCTGGTCTCGGTCGGCTCGGCCCTGTTCGTGCTGATCCCGCTGCAGGCGGGCATGGAGGTGTCCGACCTGTCGCGCGTGCTGCAAGGGGTGACGGCCGGCATCGGCTTCCTGGGCGCCGGGGCCATCCTCAAGCAGAAGGAACAGAACGACATCAAGGGCCTGACAACCGCCGCCAGCGTGTGGATGACGGCCGCCATCGGCGTCGCCGCCGGCATGGGGCGCGAAGCCACGGCCATCCTCAGCGCGCTGTTCGGCCTGGTGATCCTGTCCATCCTGCGCACCCCGGCCAAGAAGGTGGGCGAATACGGCCCGGCCGACCGCGACACCGACCGCTAG
- a CDS encoding VOC family protein yields the protein METNEIYRGRLIDHIQLVVRDLPASRKFYTAVFDVLGIPLGGSGDDYLWADELFISSPDSEAAQGQLTGRHHLAFQARDRAMVDAFYHAALAAGGKDNGAPGERPYHPGYYGAFVIDPDGNNIEAVYHGEATFSAREIKVTF from the coding sequence ATGGAAACCAACGAGATTTACCGCGGACGCCTGATCGATCATATCCAGCTGGTGGTGCGCGACTTGCCCGCGTCGCGCAAGTTCTATACGGCAGTTTTCGACGTGCTGGGCATTCCGCTGGGCGGCTCGGGCGACGATTACCTGTGGGCCGACGAGCTGTTCATCTCGTCCCCGGACAGCGAAGCGGCCCAGGGCCAGCTGACCGGCCGCCACCACCTGGCCTTCCAGGCGCGCGACCGGGCGATGGTGGATGCCTTCTACCATGCGGCGCTGGCGGCCGGCGGCAAGGACAATGGCGCGCCGGGCGAACGTCCCTACCACCCGGGTTATTACGGCGCCTTCGTGATCGATCCTGACGGCAACAATATCGAAGCCGTGTACCACGGCGAGGCGACCTTCAGCGCGCGCGAGATCAAGGTCACTTTTTAA
- a CDS encoding polysaccharide biosynthesis/export family protein → MQRLTRWVMGAAFMLGISMGIGAAGAAEVLLGAGDVVKLSVYGSPDLSIETRVSESGHITFPLLGQVAVGGLSVAAAERKIAGQLEKGGYLKRAQVNMLVTTLASQQVSVLGHVNRPGRYPVEGRRKVLDMLALAGGIHGDGGDMISLLLTAAHAGGA, encoded by the coding sequence ATGCAACGCTTGACGAGATGGGTGATGGGCGCCGCCTTCATGTTGGGTATCAGCATGGGGATTGGTGCGGCAGGCGCGGCCGAGGTCCTGCTGGGCGCGGGCGACGTGGTCAAGCTGTCGGTGTATGGCAGCCCGGACCTGTCGATCGAGACCCGGGTCAGCGAGAGCGGTCACATTACGTTCCCGCTGCTGGGCCAGGTCGCCGTGGGCGGCCTGTCGGTGGCCGCCGCCGAAAGGAAGATCGCCGGCCAGCTCGAGAAGGGTGGCTACCTCAAGCGGGCCCAGGTCAATATGCTGGTCACCACGCTGGCCAGCCAGCAGGTGTCGGTGCTGGGCCATGTGAACCGGCCAGGCCGCTATCCGGTCGAAGGCAGGCGCAAGGTGCTCGACATGCTGGCGCTGGCCGGCGGCATCCACGGCGACGGCGGCGACATGATCAGCCTGCTCCTTACGGCGGCTCATGCTGGTGGAGCCTGA
- a CDS encoding EpsD family peptidyl-prolyl cis-trans isomerase, with amino-acid sequence MNNPHHDARSTILSFILGREAARTGMVPALVPALVLALAGMTLAGCQRDQPAADAKPGQALASVNGEEITVLQLNEEMQRAGVPAAQQQVASKQLLQALIDRELLESEAAKEKLDRDPKVMQAIERARSLIIAQAYMQKRVGDTGRPSQSEIEDYFNKHPQFFAKRRQLTMSQLVLPVSNVTPELRTAADRAKSLDEVAAFLDARQVVHGRAQVTRSTADLKPELASKLLSMPKGQLFLVQEGQRAMLVAVDEVREAPVALDIAAPQIAQYLAKRKNTELAQAEIQRLRGSAKIEYMNKDLAPDATAPGALPAAAAAPASLAGLADDGQAGAATDAGGDPAAKAALDRGVAGLE; translated from the coding sequence ATGAACAACCCGCACCACGACGCCCGATCGACCATCCTTTCGTTTATTCTCGGGCGAGAGGCGGCGCGCACGGGCATGGTCCCTGCACTGGTCCCGGCGCTGGTCCTGGCCTTGGCCGGCATGACGCTGGCCGGCTGCCAGCGCGACCAGCCGGCGGCGGATGCCAAGCCCGGCCAGGCGCTTGCAAGCGTGAACGGCGAAGAGATCACGGTCTTGCAGCTGAACGAAGAAATGCAGCGCGCCGGGGTGCCGGCGGCCCAGCAGCAAGTGGCAAGCAAGCAATTGCTGCAAGCCTTGATTGACCGTGAACTGCTCGAGAGCGAAGCGGCCAAGGAAAAGCTCGACCGCGACCCCAAGGTGATGCAGGCGATCGAACGCGCGCGCTCCCTCATCATCGCCCAGGCCTATATGCAAAAGCGCGTGGGCGATACCGGCCGCCCGAGCCAGTCCGAGATCGAAGACTATTTCAACAAGCACCCGCAGTTCTTCGCCAAGCGCCGCCAGTTGACGATGAGCCAGCTCGTATTACCGGTTTCAAACGTGACCCCCGAGCTGCGCACCGCCGCCGACCGCGCGAAGTCGCTCGACGAGGTAGCGGCCTTCCTCGACGCCCGCCAGGTCGTTCACGGCCGCGCCCAGGTCACGCGCAGCACGGCCGACCTCAAGCCCGAGCTGGCATCGAAGCTGCTGTCGATGCCCAAGGGCCAGCTATTCCTGGTGCAGGAAGGGCAGCGCGCGATGCTGGTCGCGGTCGACGAGGTGCGCGAGGCGCCGGTGGCGCTGGACATCGCCGCGCCGCAGATCGCGCAATACCTTGCCAAGCGCAAGAACACGGAGCTGGCCCAGGCCGAAATCCAGCGCCTGCGCGGCAGCGCCAAGATCGAATACATGAACAAGGACCTGGCGCCCGATGCCACCGCGCCTGGAGCCCTGCCAGCCGCGGCCGCGGCGCCGGCGTCACTGGCGGGTCTTGCCGACGACGGCCAGGCGGGCGCCGCCACGGACGCTGGCGGCGATCCCGCTGCCAAGGCCGCGCTCGACCGCGGCGTGGCCGGCCTTGAGTAA
- the epsL gene encoding XrtB/PEP-CTERM-associated polysaccharide biosynthesis outer membrane protein EpsL, whose amino-acid sequence MPYHPASHRHSTLLALATLLCSFPALAAQKDAQQEGVRLLGAIGWTHDDNLLRVADDEPPFEGRRSDTYRTLEAGVVVNETIGRQRLAATARLSKVAFDHFDQLDYDGRDLQASWLWEVGSRFEGRAETLYIETLAPYTDFDSDERNLRQQRRQVVDASWKMHPSWKLRVGAARDKYTYELLAQRYNNRTEKAVEAELLYRPRSGSSVGLVARRIKGTYPYRRPSASGVLTDDFTQHELKARIDWLASGTTTVQALAGYARREQPSYGEGSTSGINGRITAIVKPAGKISYSAALWREFAPIESPSVSYTLNKGASLQATWLASDKIRVDASAAYEKRDYTARTVFAGSDDLTDAIRSASLRALWQVRSRVQVVAGYAYQARAGSPVLGTGKFDANMVQLSANLLF is encoded by the coding sequence ATGCCTTACCACCCTGCATCGCATCGGCATAGCACCCTGCTTGCGCTGGCGACCCTGTTGTGTTCGTTCCCGGCACTGGCCGCACAGAAAGACGCGCAGCAAGAGGGCGTGCGCCTGCTCGGCGCCATCGGCTGGACCCATGACGACAATCTGTTGCGGGTGGCCGACGACGAGCCGCCGTTCGAAGGCCGGCGCAGCGATACCTATCGCACGCTCGAGGCCGGCGTGGTCGTCAACGAGACGATCGGCCGCCAGCGCCTCGCGGCCACGGCCAGGCTGTCGAAGGTCGCGTTCGACCACTTCGACCAGCTCGACTACGATGGCCGCGACCTGCAGGCGAGCTGGCTGTGGGAAGTCGGCAGCAGGTTCGAGGGCCGCGCCGAAACGCTGTACATCGAGACGCTGGCGCCGTACACCGACTTCGACAGCGACGAACGGAACCTGCGCCAGCAGCGCCGCCAGGTAGTCGATGCCAGCTGGAAGATGCATCCGAGCTGGAAGCTGCGGGTCGGTGCGGCGCGCGACAAATACACGTACGAGTTGCTGGCCCAGCGCTACAACAACCGCACCGAAAAGGCAGTCGAGGCCGAACTCCTGTACCGGCCCAGGAGCGGCAGTTCGGTCGGCCTCGTCGCGCGTCGCATCAAGGGCACGTATCCCTACCGGCGCCCCTCCGCCAGCGGCGTGCTCACCGACGATTTCACGCAACACGAACTCAAGGCGCGAATCGACTGGCTGGCCAGCGGAACCACCACGGTACAGGCGCTGGCCGGCTATGCGCGGCGCGAGCAGCCCTCGTATGGCGAGGGCAGCACCAGCGGCATCAATGGCCGTATCACGGCCATCGTCAAGCCGGCGGGCAAGATCAGCTACAGCGCAGCCCTGTGGCGCGAGTTCGCGCCGATCGAAAGCCCGAGCGTCAGCTATACCCTCAACAAGGGCGCCAGCCTGCAAGCCACCTGGCTCGCTTCCGACAAGATCAGGGTCGATGCCAGCGCCGCCTACGAGAAGCGCGACTACACGGCGCGCACCGTGTTCGCCGGCTCGGACGACCTGACCGACGCGATCCGCAGCGCCAGCCTGCGCGCGCTGTGGCAGGTCCGGTCCAGGGTGCAGGTGGTGGCCGGCTATGCCTACCAGGCACGCGCCGGCTCGCCGGTACTCGGCACCGGCAAGTTCGACGCCAATATGGTGCAGCTGAGCGCCAATCTGCTGTTCTGA